ATAACATCTCACCAACTTTGGATCGCATGGCTCAAAACTTTAGAGATAGGGGTTATCCCCGTGTACTCATAGAACAAAGCAAACAGGAAGTCAAAAACATGGATAGGAATAATTTACTTTCTACTACAAGCCCTACCAACTCTCTAACACGCATCCCTTTTGTTACCACCTATAGTCCCAGTGCAAATAATATAGCAAGCACGGTACGCAGGTATTGGCACATAATTCAGAAGAGTTTCCCTGACATACAGGAATTCCAAACATTACTATTAATGTCTTATCGCAGACCTCCTAGCCTTCGTAATAAACTGGTCAAAACTGACATTTCCACCAACCAGGGTAGTCATCAATCTTTTATCATGGTACAGAATAAAGGCTCTTACCCGTGAAGGCAATGTATTAATTTTAAATTCATGATAAAAGGTCCCAATTTTGTACATCCGGGCACAGGTCAAGTGTTTCCCATCAAGGCATATCTCGTGTaagtccatatcatgtgtaataTGGACCACGTGATATATGTCCTCAGTTGCCCGTGCCCCTACATTTATGTAGGAGAAACAACTTTGTCTTTTAAAAATCGCAAAAATCAACACCGGTATTCTATAAGAAAACAACGGATTGACCTTTCAGTCTCCAAAACATTGTTTGGAGGCTGGACATACAGAGAAGGACCTCAAATTCACACTTcttgatcatatcccccccttgaaATACGGTGGAGATCGTACaagtcttctaaaaaaaaatgggagTTGCGGTGGATCCACACACTCAACTCCCTACGACCCCATGGTCTCAATGTGGAGTTTGTGGTAACCCCAGGCATTTTAAATATAACATGAACGAATAAGCTATTAAAGTGTCTGTTACCATTAGCAACCATCTTGTCATTACTTTAATGTGATGTGAtctttatatattaatattacaGTGGATTTTGtatctcatgtttttttttattttagatgatGTACAAGAGATGGCAACATACGCAACAAGAAAGATACCATGACAGACGCCTGAATATACTTTATCTTGGCTTTCCATCAAGAACtgatgaatatattactacaagcCAAAAGAGAGTCTCTCATTGACATTAAAGAGTTGGATTTTCTACTTCCCAAAACCCCTCGGGTTTCTACATTCTATGGATTGCCCAAGGTACACAAGGGCTTGGACCCACTGAAATGCAGACCAATAGTATCGGGCATCGGGAATTTGACCCAAAATGTGGGCATCTATCTGGATGAAATCTTACGCCCTTTTGTAATTAGTCTTCCATCGTATTTACGAGATACAATGGACCTGCTTCTGAAGGTTCAGGACATCACCTTAGAGAGAGATAGCTTCCTATGTTCAATCGATGTGGAAGCTTTATATAGCTCAATCCCCCATGATTTTGGAATTAAAGCGGTAGCCCACTTCTTGCGCAGTCGTAGCACACATTTTCATCCTCACAATCAATTTGTTTTGACCTTATTAGAATTCATTCTCACTCGGaattattttacttttaattcccgtttcttccaccagctcaggggcacggCCATGGGCAGCCCAGTGGCGCCCACCTATGCcaacttgctcctgggctggtgggaggaagtATTTGTTTTTGGGGAGAGTGGTTTTGAGTTCTTTCAACACATTTCTTTTTGGGGCCGCTACATCGACGATGTGGCGGTCATTTGGACAGGTACACAATTAGGTTTTGAAGAATTTGTTTCCACACTTAATCAGAATCCGATCGGACTCAAGTTTACATTTGAGATCCACAGAGACTCCTTGGTCTTCCTTGACGTCCTCCTCAAACGAGGGGAAACAAGCTTGGTGGAGACAACTATCTATCGGAAGCCAACGGCGGGGAACAACCTTCTAAACTGGAAAAGCCATCATCCATATGCCCTTAAAAAAGGCATACCGAAAGGACAGTATTTACGAGTTAAAAGAAATTGTTCTTCACCTGCTAGTTTCCATTCGGAGGCTAACGAACTGCGCAAGAGGTTCAAACTTAGGGGCTACCCTGATAGGATCCTCAAACAGGCCTATGTTCAGACCAAAGATCTGGATAGGGTTACTTTATTACGATCAAAACCCAGAGATCAAGACCAAAATCCCCCTCCAATTCGTATAGTGGGGACTTTTGACGCGGCGGCACGGGAGGTCCGTAACGTCATTTCTAACCATTGGTCTATTTTAAAAACTGACCCAATAATTGGTCCACTGATTGAGGACCGCCCGATGATTACATACAGGAGGGGCAAAAATTTGGGGGACCATCTGGTACACAGTTTGTAcacccccccccagaccccccgGTACGTGGCTGGACCGCAAGATCTGTGGTACCTACAAATGCGGCACATGCAAAGCGTGTAGGTATGTACGGGTATCTAAGACGTTCCAATGCTATAAGGACCAAAAAACATACAAATGTTACAATTATGCCAACTGCAAGACAACTCGAGTTATCTACTTAGCCAGCTGCCCCTGCCCCTTGGGCTATGTGGGAAAGACGAAGAGAGAACTAAGACGCCGAATTCTTGAACATATTAATGATATCAAACACAAGAAGGAGAAACCTGTGGCACTCCATATGAATCAAAAGCATTCGGCTGATCCCCTGAAGATTAGCTTCCAGGCTATAGAAGTACTCAAACATGATGTCAGGGGAGGTGACGTCGATAAGAGGCTATTACAAGTAGAGGCCAGGTGGATCTACCGTCTTCGGACGGTAACTCCACATGGCCTAAATGAGCAGATATCGTTTTGCTCGTTTATATAACCCAtgggattttttatttcttttttatttcatttttggaGAAGGCCAATGCTTTGATTTGTTCAAATTTTCCTGTGTTATCATAGATCACTGACTTTGTCAGTGAATCTATGACGTTTGCTTGACCACCAAGGAGTTTCCTTGTAGATGCCTTATGTAACCAGATTCTTGTCTACCTTTGGTAATAATCTATTCGACTATAGCCTAATATAATTATCAGGTTCATCTTGAATTACCTGCATTTAtaataatctttattttttggtagtggtACTACCATGTATTTTTTTACCATCTAATTGACAGTTGAGTGAGCATGATTTACCATGTAGCTTTGGAGTTGAGTTCACATCACGATGCATTATATCTTTGGAGTTATTCATTAATTATTATTACTTGTTACTTTATAGCTCTCATCACTTTGCATTATACTTAAGTACCTTAACATATGTAATTACACTAAGGTTATATTGAGATGCGCCCTTATTAAGCCACCATTATTTTTAGCATCGCCTATATAGAAGTATTCTATCATCGGGCGCATGCGCACAAGTGTGGCTATCGCTTTAATTATCAGATTGATAATATTGATAGTTAATTGGCCACTTGGACTTATTTGCGATGTCCTTTGTACATATACGATCACTGGGCGTAAAACTAATATGGCCCAATAATCAGCAACTATTACTTTTTGTCTGAAGGCCGGCGATATGCATTTGCGTTCCACCGGTGACCCGCATCAAAGTCTCACACTATCTCCCTTTGATACGCGGATGCGTTCCATTGGGCGGAAGTCCAGGTAATTACATCACTGGACGGAAGTCCACTAAACTATATCAGCAGCATGGATTGAGCATCAGCCGGGAATCGCCGACATATGAGTGCGTTCCACAGGCCGGAAACGCAGTGTTTAGCCTGTTACACACCTCCTCTGTATTTCCTGTC
Above is a genomic segment from Hyla sarda isolate aHylSar1 chromosome 1, aHylSar1.hap1, whole genome shotgun sequence containing:
- the LOC130292572 gene encoding uncharacterized protein LOC130292572, with the translated sequence MNILLQAKRESLIDIKELDFLLPKTPRVSTFYGLPKVHKGLDPLKCRPIVSGIGNLTQNVGIYLDEILRPFVISLPSYLRDTMDLLLKVQDITLERDSFLCSIDVEALYSSIPHDFGIKAVAHFLRSRSTHFHPHNQFVLTLLEFILTRNYFTFNSRFFHQLRGTAMGSPVAPTYANLLLGWWEEVFVFGESGFEFFQHISFWGRYIDDVAVIWTGTQLGFEEFVSTLNQNPIGLKFTFEIHRDSLVFLDVLLKRGETSLVETTIYRKPTAGNNLLNWKSHHPYALKKGIPKGQYLRVKRNCSSPASFHSEANELRKRFKLRGYPDRILKQAYVQTKDLDRVTLLRSKPRDQDQNPPPIRIVGTFDAAAREVRNVISNHWSILKTDPIIGPLIEDRPMITYRRGKNLGDHLVHSLYTPPQTPRYVAGPQDLWYLQMRHMQSV